In Phycisphaerae bacterium, the genomic window AAGGCCCGGTGCCCAGTGAATCACGTCGGGCGTGGCAATCGGCCCGATGTGCTTTCGAACGTGGGCGACCAGTTCTTTCTTGAGCGCGTCGGTGTACTCCTGGCCGACGACGAGGGTCACATAGGCATAAATGCCCTGCCCCTTGATCTGATGGGGGAATCCGACCACGGCGGCCTCGGCCACGGCGGGGTGTGACACGAGGGCGCTTTCGACCTCGGCCGTACCAATGCGGTGGCCGGAAACGTTGATGACGTCATCGACGCGACCGGTAATCCAGTAGTAGCCGTCTTCATCACGGCGGCAGCCGTCACCGGTGAAATACAGGCCGGGATACGTCGAGAAGTACGTTTCCTTGAAGCGGGCATGCTGGCCGTAAACCGTCCGCATCATGCCCGGCCACGGCTCCTCGATGCACAGCACGCCGGATCCCGGCCCTTCGATGCGCTTGCCCTCCGGGGTGAGCAGGACCGGTTTGACGCCGAAGAAGGGGAACGTGGCGGAACCGGGTTTCAGCGGGGTGCAGCCGGGCAGCGGCGTGATGAGGATACCGCCCGTCTCGGTCTGCCACCAGGTGTCGACGATCGGGCAGCGTTCCTTGCCCACGTACTTGTAATACCACATCCAGGCTTCGGGGTTGATCGGCTCTCCGACCGTACCGAGCAGCCGGAGGCTCGACAGATCTCGCTTCAGGACCGGGCCTTCGCCCTCTCGCATCAGCGCGCGGATGGCGGTTGGGGCCGTGTAGAATATGTTCACTTTGTACTTGTCCACCACATCCCAGAAGCGTCCGGCATCGGGATACGTGGGGATGCCTTCGAACATCAGGGTGGTAGCGCCGTTGCAAAGCGGCCCATAGACAATGTAAGAATGCCCGGTAACCCAACCGATGTCCGCCGTGCACCAATAGATGTCGCCGTCGTGGTAGTCGAAGATGTACTTGTGCGATATCGCGACGAACACCATGTAACCGCCGATGGTGTGCAGAACGCCCTTGGGCTTACCGGTGGAACCCGAGGTATAGAGAATGAACAGGGGGTCCTCGGCGTCCATCCACTCCGGCTCACAGACGGGTGAAGCGTCCTTCATGAGGTCGTGCCACCAGAAATCGCGACCGGACTTCATGTAGACGGGCAACTGGTCCTGGCCGACGCGTTCATAGACAATACAGGTCTTGATAGGGGCGCCCTGTTTCTCGCTCATTTCCATCGCTTCGTCGGCGTTGGCCTTAAGGGTGACGGCTTTTGAGCCTCGGTAGACGCCGTCAGTGGTGATCAGCGTCTGGCAACCGGAATCGACGATGCGATCGGACAACGACTCGGGGCTGAATCCGCCGAACACGATCGAGTGAACCGCGCCGATACGTGCGCAGGCCATCATGGCGATCGCCAGTTCCTTGACCATCGGCATGTAGATCGAGACGCGGTCGCCTTTCTTGACACCGCGGCTCTTGAGCACGTTGGCAAACTTGCAGACCTCGGTGTGGAGCTGGCGATAGGTCAATCTGGCGTCTTCGCCGGGGGTGTTACCTTCCCAGATGATGGCGACCTGGTCGCCGCGCGTGTCGAGATGCCTGTCCAGGCAGTTGTAAGTGATGTTCGTCTTGCCGCCGATGAAATACTTGATGCTGATGTCGCCGTTGAAATCGAACTCTCGGACCTTTGTCCACTTTTCTTTCCAGTAGAACTCCGAGGCCATCTCTCCCCAGAAACCCTCGGGATCTTTGATGGAGCGATCGTACATCTGCTGATACTGCTCCATGGACTTGACATACGCCTTGGCCGTAAATTCGGGCGGCGGCATAAAGACGCGTTCTTGAGTCGTGGATGGTGCACTGCCACTCATTCAGACAAGCTCCTTCAGTCAGAAAATGAACGCCTGTCGGAGACAACCGTACGTTAGTCGTCTCTCGCGAGCACGCCGGTTCGCGGTCGTGCCCGATCAGGCCGGTGTTTTCCTCAAGACCGTCATCCGCCGACAGAGGTCCAGCCAAGGTATCGTTAACGAATACCACGGCCGGGGAGGCGCCCACAATGGGTTTCTCTGT contains:
- the acs gene encoding acetate--CoA ligase, coding for MSGSAPSTTQERVFMPPPEFTAKAYVKSMEQYQQMYDRSIKDPEGFWGEMASEFYWKEKWTKVREFDFNGDISIKYFIGGKTNITYNCLDRHLDTRGDQVAIIWEGNTPGEDARLTYRQLHTEVCKFANVLKSRGVKKGDRVSIYMPMVKELAIAMMACARIGAVHSIVFGGFSPESLSDRIVDSGCQTLITTDGVYRGSKAVTLKANADEAMEMSEKQGAPIKTCIVYERVGQDQLPVYMKSGRDFWWHDLMKDASPVCEPEWMDAEDPLFILYTSGSTGKPKGVLHTIGGYMVFVAISHKYIFDYHDGDIYWCTADIGWVTGHSYIVYGPLCNGATTLMFEGIPTYPDAGRFWDVVDKYKVNIFYTAPTAIRALMREGEGPVLKRDLSSLRLLGTVGEPINPEAWMWYYKYVGKERCPIVDTWWQTETGGILITPLPGCTPLKPGSATFPFFGVKPVLLTPEGKRIEGPGSGVLCIEEPWPGMMRTVYGQHARFKETYFSTYPGLYFTGDGCRRDEDGYYWITGRVDDVINVSGHRIGTAEVESALVSHPAVAEAAVVGFPHQIKGQGIYAYVTLVVGQEYTDALKKELVAHVRKHIGPIATPDVIHWAPGLPKTRSGKIMRRILRKIAEGEPDKIGDTTTLADPTVVKNLVETYKPLS